TCTCAAAAGAAAAGTTTCCATTATATTTAAAAGAACTCGAATTCCGTTATAATAATAGAAAAGAATCTATCTTTAATCTGATAACAAAATATATCACAAATTTGGTGCCAAATCTTTTATAATCACCAAATTTTAATGTTTAGGAGGGGCAAAATGAACTTTAACGAGGTTAGAAGAATGGCTAAAAATCTGGGTGTAAACACAGCGAGAAGGAACAAGACAGATATAATCAGGGCAATTCAACGAGCGGAAAATAACATCGATTGCTACGCCACAGACAGAGTGAACAACTGTTATGAGGACTTATGCTTATGGAAAAGTGAGTGTCTTTCCATAAATAATAATGGGAAAATTACCCTGAAATGATCTTAAGATTTCCAACTTGCCCTGCTTCTTCGAAACAACAACTTTCTTTTTTTGGTGACCATAATTTCACCGTTAAACTTAACGAGGAGGGAGAATATAATGCTGTGTATAACCGAAGACAACAGGGTTGCACAGATAGACCTGTCTGGAGACCTTAACCGAAACAATATCCTTCCTATTAAAGAGAGTATCATGGAAAGGGTTCACCCCAAGATAAAAACTGCTGAGTTTCACTTCGAAAATGTAGGTACGATGGATACTCCGGCAATGGCCATGATGGTTATTGTCATGAGATACCTGTTTGCTAAAAGCATTACCTCAAGAGTAAAGGGTTTAAGAAAAGAATGTATGGATTTGGCTACTATGCTGGGGTTAGATCTGGTAGCCGATATAGAGGCTGAAGCACAACATTTAAGCACTTAAGTTTAAACCCAGGGATAAATACAGAAAGGGGTTGCAGCCATGAGGGATGTATTGGCCATGATTATGGCAGGGGGGATGGGTGAACGGCTCTATCCATTAACACGTGATAGAGCCAAACCAGCAGTGCCCTTTGGAGGAATATATCGCCTGATCGACTTTACCTTGAGTAACTGTATCAATTCCGGTGTGCGTAAGATCGCAGTCCTTACCCAATACAAGTCACTGTCTCTGGAACAGCATCTCAGGTTGGGCTGGAGTATATTCGATTCAGAACTTGACGAATATATATTCCCAATTCCTCCCCAGATGAGAATCAACGGAGATTGGTACAAGGGAACAGCTGACAGTATATACCAGAACCTGTACTTTGCCGATACTGTAAACCCCGGATATTTTCTAATCCTTTCTGCTGATCATATCTATAAGATGGACTATTCCAGGATGCTTGCCTTTCATAAAGAAAAAGATGCTGATGCTACTGTAGCCACCATAGAGGTGGATCAGGAGGTGAGTTCTCAGTTTGGTATTATGAAGGTTAATGATGAAGGCAGGGTAATCGGTTTTGAGGAGAAGCCTAAAAAACTCGAATTATTGTCCCCTAATAATACACTCTCCGCCAATATGGGGGTTTATATCTTTAATAGTGAAATCCTGAGAGAATTTCTGGAGGAGGACGCCTGTAAAAAGAGTCATCACGATTTTGGCAAGGATATCATCCCTGCGATGATCCGCAGTGCCAGGGTATTTGCCTATAACTTCAGGGACGAGAATAAAAAAGAGTCCAAATACTGGAGGGATGTGGGTACCATCGATGCCTATTTTGATGCCAATATGGACCTGGTGTCGCCAGACCCTAAGTTCAATTTTTATGACACTGACTGGCCCATACGTACATATCAGGGACAGTACCCTCCTGCCAAAACCGTCTTTGCCCAGGAATATCCCGGGGGAAGGATGGGTGCTTGTCTGGATTCTATAGTTTCGGGGGGGTGCATCATCAGTGGTGGGAGAGTGCAGAACTCTGTTCTCTCTCCACTGGTTCGTGTCAACAGCTACGCTGACATCAGGGAATCCGTCCTGATGGAAGGTGTGGAGGTTGGCAGGTATTGTAAGATCAGGAGGGCAATCATAGACAAAGGAGTAAAGGTGCCCCCGGGGACAGAGATAGGCTATGATATGGAAGATGATAGTAAGCGCTTTTTTGTAAGTGACGGAGGGATCGTTGTTATCGCCAGAGGTACGAAACTCTTGTTTACAAAGAGAGAACCCCTGAGGATACAGGAGGCTGTTGATTATGTTCATACCCATGGAGTGGCTAATTGGAACTAGGGAAACACGTTACGGAGAGACCTGTTGAAAAATTGTTAATCAGATCAAGGAGGGTGTTATGGTAGAGATAAAGCGTATTTTATTCTGCCACGATTTTTCTGAGACCGCCGATTTTGCTTTTCCGTATGCTATATTAATAGCAGAGAAGTTCTCGGCTCCGTTGTATATCATCCATGTGGTGGAAGAGAGTTTCCAGCATTGGACATATATGGAACCCTTTTTTGCCGGGGATACTCTGGTAAAGATTTTTGAAGAAATAGAAAAAAAAGTCAGAGAACAGCTTGAGGATATATGTAAATCCATGGCCACCATGCTTAAGGGATACTACCCTATCATAGCCAAAGGGATACCATTTTCGGAAATCATACATACAGCGAATGAAAAGAAAATCGATCTTATTATTATGGGCACCCACGGGCGTACAGGCTTAGGACGTGTGCTTTTTGGGAGTGTGGCACAGAGGGTTGTAAGGAGGGCTACATGTCCTGTTTTGACTGTGCGTATGCCGGCAAAAGAATCTGAAGGGCATTAGCTTTTCTTTCTATTCTCAGTATCTGTTCTATCCCAAAATCGGTCTACCTTAAGTAACTGCCCAAAATACACCCCCCATTCTTAAACAAACAATAATTATAGCTAGTCCACCTAGTAAGCAGGGTTTTGTCTTTTTTTGAGGAACTATTTATGCTATGATTTATAACCTGTTCGTCAGCCTGTGAAGCTCGTTCAAAGGACTGTAAAGGAAAGGGCAAATGAAAAATCTTGAGATTGCAAAGATATTCAATAACATCGCCGATCTCCTGGAAATCAGAGGAGATAATCCCTTTAAGATAAGGGCGTACAGAAGGGCGGCGTTGAATCTGGAGAGCATTGCGGAAGACCTGGCAACCATCTCTGCCAGGGGAGATCTCAAAGAGATTCCCGGCATTGGGAAAGACCTTTCCCTGAAGATTGAGGAATACCTGCATACCGGGTACATGATCTATTATGAGGAACTAAAGAAGGAAATACCGGAAAGCCTCCTTGACCTGATCGCCATTCAGGGAGTTGGTCCCAAAAAAGCCAAGCTCTTTCATGAGACCCTTGGGATAACGAGTATTGATGAACTCCAGGACATGGCACAGTCTCACCAACTCCATGGTCTTCCCGGCATCAAGGAGAAGACCGAAGAGAATATCCTGAGGGGTATTGCTTTCTACAGGCAAGGGGTTGAAAGGATGACCCTGGGATATGCTATTGCCATATCGAAAAGGTTAACCGATCAACTCAGAGGGATTCCCGGTATAGAGCAGATAGATTCTGCCGGAAGCCTGAGACGCCGAATGGAGACTATTGGCGATATTGATATCCTGGTATCGTCGAGTTCGCCACATGAGGTCATGGATGCATTCATCCATCTGCCGGATGTCAGGCAGGTCCTGGGAAAGGGAACGACTAAGTCGAGTGTGCTTACCCAGGAAGGATACCATGTGGACATTAGGGTAGTACAGCAGGATCAGTATGGTGCAGCTTTAGCCTATTTTACCGGCTCCAAGGCTCACAATATCCGAACCCGGGAAATGGCTGTAAAAAAGGGGTTCAAGATAAGCGAATACGGCATCTTTGATGAGAAATCCGGCAACCGGATAGCAGGGGAAAAGGAGGAAGACATTTACCGGCTTCTGGGCATTCCTTTCATACCTCCGGAACTTCGGGAGGACAGGGGAGAGATCGAAACTGCCATTAAGGGTACTCTTCCAAACCTTATTCAAAGAGAGGACATTAAGGCTGACCTTCACGTCCACAGCCATTACAGCGATGGGGCACATTCCATCAGAGAAATTGCAGAAGGTGCAATGAAAATGGGCTACGAATACGTGGCAATTACTGATCACTCGCAGTCCTTAGGGGTTGCAGGGGGGGTCAGTATTGACACCCTGATAGCCAAGATAGAAGAGACTGAAAAAGTCAATCGTGAACTTTCGGGGATCCGGGTCCTTTGTGGAACAGAGGTTGATGTTCGTCTCGATGGTACCCTTGACTACCCGGAAGATGTCCTCTCAAAGCTGGATATTGTCATCGCATCTATTCATTCCGGATTCAAAAGGAGCAGGGAGGAACAGACTGAGAGAATTATTCATGCCATGAGAAACCCTCATGTGCACATCATCGGACATCTAACAGGAAGGCTTTTGAAGGAACGTGAGGGTTATGAGGTCAACCTGGATGAGATACTAAAGGTTTCCGTAGAGACCGGAACAGCCCTTGAGGTCAATGCCTATCCCCAGAGACTGGACCTGAACGACATTGGATGCAGGCGGGCTAAAGAACTGGGGGCAAAGGTTGTTATTAATACCGATGCCCATGTGCTTTCCCAGATGGACTATATGGAGCTTGGGGTAGCCGTCGCAAGAAGGGGGTGGCTTGAAAAGGAGGACGTTCTGAATACCCTCGATGTTGAGTCCTTTCTGAAAGCGATTAAAAAAAATTGAACTATCCATTAACCGCACCCTAACAACAGCTTCAGCCAGGGCTATGGCGTATACCCTGTTCAACCCTTTCGAAGAACCGGTAACCATAGAAGTCCTTTCCCTTGAGTAACACGTTTCCTCCTCTTTTGCCAAGCTATAAGAACCGTTTTTTGAATAACGACTTATTTGTATGTTAACTGATAAGAATCACCTTTATGAATTGACATGCAGCCATGTTTCGACTATACTCTGTCCTCACACTAACGGGTTTCTATTCTTTAAAATCCCGGCAATTCATGAATAGGAGGAGATTTATGGACATTGTAGAGGCTATAAAAACACGAAAGAGTATACGAAACTTTAAACCTGACGCCGTACCGAAAGAGACACTAAGAGAGATCCTGGAAATTGCCAGACTTGCCCCGTCAGCAATGAATACACAGCCATGGGAGTTTATTGTACTTTCAGGAAATGTTCTTGAAAATATCAAACGAGGCAACGTGGAAAAACTCAATTCTGGAGCATCACCCCATCCGGAACATTCCGTTGTAGGATGGCCTTCTGATAGTGTTTACAGACATCGTCAGGTGGAACTTGCCAAGCAGCTCTTTAGCCTCATGGACATACCAAGAGAGGATAAGAAAAAGAGAGCAGAATGGATGGAAAGAGGGTTTCGTTACTTCGATGCACCGGCGGCTATCATTGTCTTGACGGATCGGTCTCTGTCTGAAGCAGGACCACTGATGGATGTGGGCGCTGTGGTGCAGAGCATCTGCCTTTCTGCCTTGAACCATGGTCTTGGTACCTGCATTGAGGACCAGGGTGTAATGTATCCCGATGTGGTGAGGAAGTTTGCCAATATCTCCGAGTCCAAACGGATTATAATATCTATTGCTATTGGTTATCCCAACTGGGATTTTCCCGCAAACAGGGTGCAGAGTGCCCGAGAGCCCGTGGAAAGCATCACTACATGGTGTGGCTTTGAGTAAGTAACCAAAACTATTTATGTTTTGAAAAGAGGTAGTTATTGAATGAACAAAACGGAAGGAGGCTCAGGTATGAGTGACAAGAAGCGCAGTAAGAACGTGGAGAAATTAGAGGAACTTAAAAAGAGGCGTGAGCGCATCCTGCAGATGGGAGACCCCAAGGCAATAGAAAAGCGCCACCAAAAAGGACAGATGTCTGCAAGGGAAAGGATAGAATACTTTTTTGATCCTGGTACGTTCACTGAGATAGGAATGCACATTAAGCACAGAACGACTGCCTTTGGAATGGATAAAAAGGAGGTTCCTGCTGAGGGTGTTGTTACAGGTTTTGGTAAAGTAAGAGGCAGGCATGTTGTTGTTGCCAGTGAAGACTATACAGCTATGGCAGGCTCTTTCGGAGAGTATCATGGTAAAAAGTTTGCCCGTGCCATGGATTTTGCTAAAGACAATGGCTGGCCGTTTGTAGGCATGAACGACTCAGGGGGTGCACGTCTTCAGGAGGGAGTGGATTCTCTGGAAAGCTATGGTTGGCTGTTCAGGTCTCAAATACTGGCTTCGGGGATAATTCCTCAAATAGCCTTGCTAATGGGTCCCTGCCTGGGCGGACAGGCATACCATCCTATAATGCAGGATTTCCTTGTTCAAACAAAACATACAGGATTTATGGGTATTGCGGGTCCGGCATTTGTAAAGACACAGACCGGAGAAGAAATCAGTCTGGAGGAACTCTCGGGGTACAAGGCTCACGCCATAAAATCAGGGCAGACACACGTAGTAGCAGAGGACGACAAAGACGCCCTGGATAAAGCAAAGGAACTTCTTTCTTTTATGCCATCCAACAACAAAGAAAAACCGCCTCGTATGGAAACAAAAGATGATCCCGAAAGAAAATCACCAGATTTGCTTGACATACTGCCTGAAGAGCCATATCAACCTTTCGATATGTTTCAGATTATCAAAAGGATAGTGGATGACGGTTATTTCTTTGAGACACTGGGTCTCCACGCGAGAAACCTAATCACTGGTTTTGCCCGCTTTAATGGTCGTCCTGTAGGGATGGTTGCCACCCAGTCCAGTCACATGGGCGGGTGTCTGGATGTTGATGCTTCAGACAAAGGCACCAGGTTTATAAGATTTTGTGACCTGTTTAACATTCCCCTGGTTGCCCTTCACGACTCTCCCGGTTACTTAATAGGTTCCCAGCAGGATTGGAAAGGTATCCTGAGACATGGCGCCAAAATGCTCTATGCCTGGGCAGATGCTACTGTTCCATTAATTGCTGTCATGGTAAGGAAATCATTTGCCGGTGCCCACTACGGCATGCTGGATAAGGCTATAGGTGCCGATTTGGTATTTGCCTGGCCCACGGCACAGGTTACCCTCGTTGGTGCCAAAACTGCTGCCAGCATCATCTTTGCCAGAGAAATAAAGGAGGCAGAAAACCCAGAGGAGATACGTACAAAGAGAATAAAGGAGTATTCAGATCTTTATGAGAATCCCTATGAAGCTGCTGCCCGGGGTTTTGTTGATGATGTGATAATGCCCGAAGATACCAGGAAGATAATTAATCAAGCCTTAGACGCACTGGAAAATAAGACTGTAGCCCGACCATGGAGGAAATATTCCAATATTAATATGTAACTTCGAATTCGAGGATAGGTTTATATCGAACTTGTTATAGTGCGACTTTGATGGACTCGTAAAAAGTGACATTTCCCCTCCCCTGGAGACTGTGTCACAATCCCCTTTTTTGTCATCGAGGGAGAAGGGGGCTTGCGACTTTTTACTAGGGCATCAACATTTGATGATAGGAAAATAATCAAATAAGCAAAAAGGCAAAAAATGCTGAAATCCTATCTGAAAGGAATATATAATAATCTCAATCAAGGGGATGCCACAGAGGAAAGTTATTATTCTGCACTTAAGGAGTTGCTTGAGGGATATGCAGACTTGTTTGGCAAGAAGAAAATTCATATAACTACCCTTCCTAAAAGGACCGAAGTCGGCAACCCTGATTTTAGAATTTGGGACGGAAAGCAACATATTGTTGGCTATATTGAAGCCAAAGCGCCCACAGTTGAACATTTAGACCAAATAGAAACAACAGACCAACTAAAACGGTATCTCCGAACCTTCCCCAACCTCATATTAACCAACTTTTTTGAATTCCGGCTTTATCGCAATGGAGCCTTGATCGCCAATGTTTCTATTGCCAGACCTTTCGGTATGTATAAGCTAAAATCTATCCCGCCTGTTGAAAAAGAAACCGACTTTGTAAAACTGCTTGAGCAATTCTTTTCCTTTTCCCTTCCCAAGGTCTACGATGCCAAAACCCTGTCCGTAGAATTAGCAAAAAGGACGCGTTTCCTGAAGGATGAAGTAGTTGCTGAAGAGTTAAAGAAAGAAGAAAATCAAAAGAAAGGCTTCATCTCCAGCTTCTATGAGGCATTCAGGCAATATCTTATCAGTGGTCTTGCCAAAGAAGAGTTTGCTGATCTTTATTCACAAACCATTACCTATGGACTTTTTGCTGCCCGTACCCGTTCAGAGGATGGATTCAATAGGAAACTGGCTTACGACAATATTCCCCGTACTATTGGAATACTGAGGGATGTATTTCAATTTATTTCCCTGGGAGATTTACCCCGGCAAATGGAGTGGATTATTGATGATATATCCGAAGTCCTGGCAGTTACAGACGTGAAAAATATTCTTCACCAGTATTTTCATGAAGGGAAGGGGAAAGACCCCGTTGTACATTTCTACGAAACTTTTCTGGCTGAATATGACCCGGAAACGAGAGAAAAACGGGGAGTCTATTATACTCCTGAGCCGGTAGTTTCCTACATTGCCCATTCATTGCAGTATATCCTGAAGGAACATTTTAAGAGAACGTATGGGCTGGCCGGCGAATCGGTGACG
The sequence above is a segment of the Thermodesulfobacteriota bacterium genome. Coding sequences within it:
- a CDS encoding SAP domain-containing protein; amino-acid sequence: MNFNEVRRMAKNLGVNTARRNKTDIIRAIQRAENNIDCYATDRVNNCYEDLCLWKSECLSINNNGKITLK
- the glgC gene encoding glucose-1-phosphate adenylyltransferase, with translation MRDVLAMIMAGGMGERLYPLTRDRAKPAVPFGGIYRLIDFTLSNCINSGVRKIAVLTQYKSLSLEQHLRLGWSIFDSELDEYIFPIPPQMRINGDWYKGTADSIYQNLYFADTVNPGYFLILSADHIYKMDYSRMLAFHKEKDADATVATIEVDQEVSSQFGIMKVNDEGRVIGFEEKPKKLELLSPNNTLSANMGVYIFNSEILREFLEEDACKKSHHDFGKDIIPAMIRSARVFAYNFRDENKKESKYWRDVGTIDAYFDANMDLVSPDPKFNFYDTDWPIRTYQGQYPPAKTVFAQEYPGGRMGACLDSIVSGGCIISGGRVQNSVLSPLVRVNSYADIRESVLMEGVEVGRYCKIRRAIIDKGVKVPPGTEIGYDMEDDSKRFFVSDGGIVVIARGTKLLFTKREPLRIQEAVDYVHTHGVANWN
- a CDS encoding universal stress protein encodes the protein MVEIKRILFCHDFSETADFAFPYAILIAEKFSAPLYIIHVVEESFQHWTYMEPFFAGDTLVKIFEEIEKKVREQLEDICKSMATMLKGYYPIIAKGIPFSEIIHTANEKKIDLIIMGTHGRTGLGRVLFGSVAQRVVRRATCPVLTVRMPAKESEGH
- the polX gene encoding DNA polymerase/3'-5' exonuclease PolX, encoding MKNLEIAKIFNNIADLLEIRGDNPFKIRAYRRAALNLESIAEDLATISARGDLKEIPGIGKDLSLKIEEYLHTGYMIYYEELKKEIPESLLDLIAIQGVGPKKAKLFHETLGITSIDELQDMAQSHQLHGLPGIKEKTEENILRGIAFYRQGVERMTLGYAIAISKRLTDQLRGIPGIEQIDSAGSLRRRMETIGDIDILVSSSSPHEVMDAFIHLPDVRQVLGKGTTKSSVLTQEGYHVDIRVVQQDQYGAALAYFTGSKAHNIRTREMAVKKGFKISEYGIFDEKSGNRIAGEKEEDIYRLLGIPFIPPELREDRGEIETAIKGTLPNLIQREDIKADLHVHSHYSDGAHSIREIAEGAMKMGYEYVAITDHSQSLGVAGGVSIDTLIAKIEETEKVNRELSGIRVLCGTEVDVRLDGTLDYPEDVLSKLDIVIASIHSGFKRSREEQTERIIHAMRNPHVHIIGHLTGRLLKEREGYEVNLDEILKVSVETGTALEVNAYPQRLDLNDIGCRRAKELGAKVVINTDAHVLSQMDYMELGVAVARRGWLEKEDVLNTLDVESFLKAIKKN
- a CDS encoding nitroreductase, producing the protein MDIVEAIKTRKSIRNFKPDAVPKETLREILEIARLAPSAMNTQPWEFIVLSGNVLENIKRGNVEKLNSGASPHPEHSVVGWPSDSVYRHRQVELAKQLFSLMDIPREDKKKRAEWMERGFRYFDAPAAIIVLTDRSLSEAGPLMDVGAVVQSICLSALNHGLGTCIEDQGVMYPDVVRKFANISESKRIIISIAIGYPNWDFPANRVQSAREPVESITTWCGFE
- a CDS encoding acyl-CoA carboxylase subunit beta codes for the protein MSDKKRSKNVEKLEELKKRRERILQMGDPKAIEKRHQKGQMSARERIEYFFDPGTFTEIGMHIKHRTTAFGMDKKEVPAEGVVTGFGKVRGRHVVVASEDYTAMAGSFGEYHGKKFARAMDFAKDNGWPFVGMNDSGGARLQEGVDSLESYGWLFRSQILASGIIPQIALLMGPCLGGQAYHPIMQDFLVQTKHTGFMGIAGPAFVKTQTGEEISLEELSGYKAHAIKSGQTHVVAEDDKDALDKAKELLSFMPSNNKEKPPRMETKDDPERKSPDLLDILPEEPYQPFDMFQIIKRIVDDGYFFETLGLHARNLITGFARFNGRPVGMVATQSSHMGGCLDVDASDKGTRFIRFCDLFNIPLVALHDSPGYLIGSQQDWKGILRHGAKMLYAWADATVPLIAVMVRKSFAGAHYGMLDKAIGADLVFAWPTAQVTLVGAKTAASIIFAREIKEAENPEEIRTKRIKEYSDLYENPYEAAARGFVDDVIMPEDTRKIINQALDALENKTVARPWRKYSNINM